The DNA segment AATCAGTGCCAGCGGCTAGCAGTTCATTTGCCAGGGAGTCGTTATTTGCCATTAAACCAGAGGCTTGATTGCCCAGGGCCACGATACAGGCACCGGTCAGGGTTGCGATGTCAATCACTACCGCTGGATTAAAACGCTCACAGTAGGTGAGGGCATCGCAGAGTATAAGCCGGCCTTCGGCATCGGTGTTGAGTATCTCAACGGTTTGACCAGACATACTGGTGACAATATCCCCCGGTTTATTGGCATCGCCATCAGGTAAATTTTCTGATGCAGGTACTACGCCGATCAGATTGATTGGCAAATCCATACCAATGGCGGCCTTCACGCTGCCGATGACAGAGGCGCCGCCACACATGTCATATTTCATTTCATCCATTGCCGCGGCGGGTTTGAGGGATATGCCGCCTGCATCAAAGGTCAGACCCTTACCTACCAGGACCACGGGTTTGGCATCGGGCTTACCCCCTGAATACTCCATAATGATGAGTTTTGCCGGTTGGCGGCTGCCACGTGAGACAGAGAGCAGGGCACCCATACCCAATTTGGTCATCTGCTTCTCATCCAATATTCTCACTTTTAGACGGTCCTCATCCCGTCCCAGTTTGCGTGCCTGATCGGCAAGGTAACTGGGTGTGCAGATATTGCCTGGCAGATTGGCCAGATTCTTGGACAGCTCGATGCCACTCGCTATGGCGCGTGCCTGGGAAAGGGCTTTTTGCGCGACTTTCAAGTGGCGGCGGTCGTGAAGCAGGAGCGCGAGTCGCTTCAGCGGGCGTTGGATTTTTTTTACTTCGCTCTTGGTGTCATTGAATTGGTATAGGCCGGCCTCAGCGCTTACAACTGTCTCTGTAACTGCCTGTGGCAGGGTGAAATCGTCGTTATTGAGCTCGCTGAGCCCCCAAATTGCCTCCATTGCATGCTTCCGATTCAGACTCTTGATAGCGGAGGTGACGCATTTTGCATACTGCTTTCTGTTGAAATCACGCTGTTTACCCAGTCCGATTAAGAGTACACGCTCTGCCTGGATACCAGGCAGATCATAGAGTAATAACTGCTGTCCACTCTCCCCATTCATGTCGCCGCGTTTCAGTATGCTTTGCAGAGCACCTTTGCTGGATTTATCCAGCAGTTGCGCCAGTGGGGTGAGTTGGCGCTTGGAGAAGATTCCCACTACCAGGCAGGCGGTGCTTAGCTTGGCGGGGTCTCCGGTTTTAATACTGTATTCCATGGAATGGATGGCCTCACTGTTTCTTGTTACAGGTTAATGATTAGAATAGACAGCCGATGCAGTGTTTTTTATACACTACGGATGCGCAAATGTCAGGATCAGGGCGATGTGACAATTGCATAAAGTCTAACCAATCATCGGTCATTTGACACCTTGTGTGGTGTAATCTTAATGAACTCAACCTTAAACCCCATGTGGACATGTGAATGCCGTTAACCTTAAGCTTCCAACCTGATCGACCGGCTTAGCACAAACAGGACCAGATAATTGATCACACTGATAGACCGCTACCTATTGAGAGATGTGCTCAAGGCGCTGTTAGCGATTCTGTTGGTGCTCGCCTTGATCATGCTTGCGAATAGCTTCATCAAGCTGCTTAAAGAGGTGGCTTCCGGTGAACTTAGCAGCAATCTGCTTTTCCAGCTGCTCGGTTTACAGATGGTGGTCTATATCCCACGCCTGATACCACCCGCCTTTTTCTTTGCCGTGCTGTATGTGATCGGCAGGATGTATCGTGACAGTGAAATGGTAGCCTTGGCCTCCTGCGGAGTCGGTGATCTTAGACTCTACCGATCCTTGATATTTGTTGTCACTCCAATTGCACTGTTGACTGGCTGGTTATCCCTCTATGCACAACCCTGGGCGAGTCGGCTCAGTGCCGAGCTGATCAGCACACAGCGAGGGCAGGCGACAGAATTGGCAGGGATCAGCGCAGGGCGCTTCAACGAGTACAGTCAGGGTGACCTGGTGCTGTATGTGGAATCGATAGCCAGTGAAGAGAGACGCATGCGCAATGTCTTCGTGCAACAGCGAAAAGCGGGTGTCCTTAGCCTGGTGACGGCAAGGCAGGGTTACCAATATATTGATGATGAGTCGGGTGAGCGATACCTGGTATTGGAAGACGGGGCCAGATATGAGGGTTCCCCGGGGGAGGCGAACTATCGGATCAGTGAGTTCGAACGCTATGGATTCAGGATTAAGGGTGCCGAAGGTGTGGTTGCCAAGATCAACCGGAGATCCCTCTCGAATCAAGCGTTGCTGAATTCCAAGTCGATCAGGGATAGAGCAGAGTTTCAGGTCCGAATCGCACAAATATTCGGACTGCTGGTGTTTGCCTTACTCAGCCTGCCACTCAGCCGATCCATGCCTCGCCAAGGACCCTTTGGCCGCTTGGTATTGGCATTTATCCTCTACACCCTCTATCTGAGCCTGCAGGGGGTGGCGGAGAACTGGATGATCGACGGCACGACAGCAGAGTGGCTGGGTATCTGGTGGGTGCATTTGATGCTGGCGCTAATAGGTCTTTTACTCTTGATACCCGAAACCCACTCCTATCGCAGAATACACCGGAGACTGTTGGGGGGTGAGACATGATTACCCTGTTTGACCGCTACATCGGCGGTACAGTGTTGATCGGAATCGTCTCTGTAATGGCCTTGCTGCTGGTGTTGATAGGATTCTTTGAACTGGTGGCTGAACTGGAAGAGGTGAAACGCGGCTATACAACATCCATGGCATACACCTATGTGCTTTTGGGTATGCCTCGCTACAGTTATGAACTCTTTCCATTGGCGACCCTGCTGGGAAGCCTGATCGGCTTGGGTGTGCTGGCGGGAAACTCGGAACTGCTTGCCATGCGTG comes from the Candidatus Thiodiazotropha sp. CDECU1 genome and includes:
- a CDS encoding leucyl aminopeptidase; translated protein: MEYSIKTGDPAKLSTACLVVGIFSKRQLTPLAQLLDKSSKGALQSILKRGDMNGESGQQLLLYDLPGIQAERVLLIGLGKQRDFNRKQYAKCVTSAIKSLNRKHAMEAIWGLSELNNDDFTLPQAVTETVVSAEAGLYQFNDTKSEVKKIQRPLKRLALLLHDRRHLKVAQKALSQARAIASGIELSKNLANLPGNICTPSYLADQARKLGRDEDRLKVRILDEKQMTKLGMGALLSVSRGSRQPAKLIIMEYSGGKPDAKPVVLVGKGLTFDAGGISLKPAAAMDEMKYDMCGGASVIGSVKAAIGMDLPINLIGVVPASENLPDGDANKPGDIVTSMSGQTVEILNTDAEGRLILCDALTYCERFNPAVVIDIATLTGACIVALGNQASGLMANNDSLANELLAAGTDSGDRAWQLPLWDDYQEQLDSNFADMANIGGKGAGTITAACFLSRYTKKFKWAHLDIAGTAWRSGASKGATGRPVGLLTQFLIKRSGV
- the lptF gene encoding LPS export ABC transporter permease LptF; amino-acid sequence: MITLIDRYLLRDVLKALLAILLVLALIMLANSFIKLLKEVASGELSSNLLFQLLGLQMVVYIPRLIPPAFFFAVLYVIGRMYRDSEMVALASCGVGDLRLYRSLIFVVTPIALLTGWLSLYAQPWASRLSAELISTQRGQATELAGISAGRFNEYSQGDLVLYVESIASEERRMRNVFVQQRKAGVLSLVTARQGYQYIDDESGERYLVLEDGARYEGSPGEANYRISEFERYGFRIKGAEGVVAKINRRSLSNQALLNSKSIRDRAEFQVRIAQIFGLLVFALLSLPLSRSMPRQGPFGRLVLAFILYTLYLSLQGVAENWMIDGTTAEWLGIWWVHLMLALIGLLLLIPETHSYRRIHRRLLGGET